One region of Exiguobacterium acetylicum genomic DNA includes:
- a CDS encoding cryptochrome/photolyase family protein has product MATRWIFGNQLNHDLPLLKEANKQDDVILMVEATSRSKWKTYHKQKLVLVFSAMRHFAEELREKGFTVDYREADSFDQAFKAHRKDHDPDHVFYTAITDEPMRKAMHKWQDALPKKIKVEVCSDVPLFLLTQEEAVEAIGDKPYKMDRFYRKLRKERNVLMNGSKPIGGKWSFDAENRKPAKSGTTFPDPIQFRPDRITKDVIDKVERDFSDHPGALDSFHWPVTRKEATRALHRFIEERLETFGTYQDAMLTGEDTLSHSLLSAAINLGLLTPEEVIRQVEAALEDQDAPLNAVEGFIRQILGWREYMRAVYLAEMPDYASVNALRHEADLPDFFWTGKTNMNCVAESLRPVVEHAHNHHIQRLMVLGNFANLFAISPQQTADWFNEMYIDAYDWVVLPNVLGMALHADGGTLSTKPYIASANYINKMSDYCKGCPFHQKDMLGEDACPFNALYWDFIDRHEKRFADNQRMSMMYRQWGKRDADSKRDIRKKAKALREQLQDGAFDTP; this is encoded by the coding sequence ATGGCGACACGCTGGATATTCGGCAATCAATTGAATCACGATCTCCCTTTATTGAAGGAAGCAAACAAACAAGACGACGTCATCCTGATGGTCGAAGCGACCTCACGCTCCAAGTGGAAGACGTACCATAAACAAAAACTTGTCCTCGTCTTCTCAGCGATGCGACATTTTGCGGAAGAACTGCGCGAAAAAGGCTTCACCGTCGATTACCGGGAAGCCGATTCGTTTGATCAGGCATTCAAGGCGCACCGGAAAGATCATGATCCGGATCATGTATTCTATACGGCGATCACGGACGAACCGATGCGAAAGGCGATGCACAAGTGGCAAGACGCTTTACCGAAGAAAATCAAGGTCGAGGTCTGTTCCGACGTACCGTTATTTTTACTGACACAGGAAGAAGCGGTCGAAGCAATCGGCGACAAGCCCTACAAGATGGACCGTTTTTATCGCAAACTGCGCAAGGAACGAAACGTTCTCATGAACGGCTCCAAACCGATTGGTGGAAAGTGGTCGTTTGACGCCGAGAACCGGAAACCGGCGAAGTCCGGGACGACGTTTCCGGATCCAATTCAGTTTCGTCCCGATCGCATCACAAAGGACGTCATCGACAAGGTTGAGCGTGATTTCTCTGATCATCCGGGAGCACTTGATTCCTTCCATTGGCCGGTCACGCGCAAGGAAGCGACGCGGGCTCTTCATCGTTTCATCGAAGAACGACTTGAGACGTTCGGAACGTATCAAGACGCCATGCTGACCGGTGAAGATACGTTATCGCATTCGCTCTTATCAGCAGCAATCAATCTCGGCTTGCTGACACCGGAAGAGGTCATTCGTCAAGTTGAAGCCGCCCTCGAAGATCAAGATGCTCCGCTCAATGCGGTCGAAGGTTTTATTCGACAAATCCTCGGCTGGCGCGAGTACATGCGTGCCGTCTACCTAGCCGAGATGCCAGACTATGCTTCCGTCAATGCGCTACGGCATGAAGCGGATCTACCGGACTTTTTCTGGACCGGGAAGACGAACATGAACTGTGTCGCTGAATCGTTACGTCCTGTCGTCGAGCATGCCCATAATCACCATATCCAGCGCTTGATGGTGCTCGGGAACTTCGCTAATCTGTTTGCGATCTCGCCGCAACAGACGGCAGATTGGTTCAACGAGATGTACATCGATGCCTACGACTGGGTCGTCTTACCGAACGTCCTTGGGATGGCGCTTCATGCCGACGGAGGGACGTTATCGACCAAACCGTACATCGCTTCGGCGAACTACATTAATAAGATGAGTGATTATTGCAAGGGATGTCCGTTCCATCAAAAGGACATGCTCGGAGAGGATGCTTGTCCGTTTAACGCCTTGTACTGGGATTTCATCGACCGGCATGAAAAACGCTTCGCTGATAATCAGCGGATGTCGATGATGTATCGGCAATGGGGAAAGCGCGATGCGGACAGCAAACGCGATATTCGAAAGAAAGCTAAAGCACTTCGGGAACAACTACAGGATGGTGCTTTCGATACACCATGA
- a CDS encoding amino acid permease: MEQQGLKRDLSNRHVQLIAIGGTIGTGLFLGSGKAIQLAGPSIIFAYLLVGIAIFFVMRALGELLLSKAGYQSLTDIAEDYLGPRAAFVTGWTYWFCWIMTAMADIIAVGVYVKYWFDIPQWIPAVLALLILLGFNLLTVKLFGELEFWFALIKVVTILALIGVGIVLLAIGFKTDAGPVTVSNLWSHDGWMPNGITGFLLSFQMVVFAYVGVELVGVSAAETADPKKNIPSAINKIPLRILFFYVGALLVLLMINPWTGLSATESPFVKTFSLIGIPLAAGIINFVVLTSAASACNSGMFSTSRILYNLGNQQQASNKFSKLNKNHVPANALFVSTIVVSVGALLSKLLPGQAFSIVTTISAICFIWVWGVILVCHLRYKKQNPELHAASTFKAPLTPLVNYLVLGLFAVILIVMLFADDTRPALLLTPVWFLGLFGLYHLRKKKQQAANQKSA; the protein is encoded by the coding sequence TTGGAACAGCAAGGATTAAAGCGGGATTTATCGAATCGTCATGTACAGTTGATTGCTATTGGTGGAACGATCGGAACGGGTTTGTTTTTAGGATCAGGTAAAGCGATCCAACTCGCCGGCCCATCGATCATTTTTGCCTACTTACTCGTCGGGATCGCGATCTTCTTCGTCATGCGTGCACTTGGGGAATTGTTATTGTCAAAAGCAGGTTATCAGTCACTCACGGATATCGCAGAAGATTATCTCGGACCACGTGCCGCATTCGTGACCGGTTGGACGTACTGGTTCTGTTGGATTATGACAGCGATGGCGGACATCATTGCCGTCGGTGTGTACGTCAAGTATTGGTTTGATATCCCGCAATGGATTCCAGCCGTTCTTGCTCTCTTGATTTTACTTGGTTTTAACTTATTAACGGTTAAATTGTTCGGTGAACTCGAATTTTGGTTCGCCTTGATCAAGGTCGTGACGATCCTTGCCTTGATTGGTGTCGGGATCGTCCTGCTCGCGATCGGTTTTAAAACAGACGCTGGTCCCGTGACAGTGTCGAACCTCTGGTCACATGACGGATGGATGCCAAACGGAATTACTGGATTCCTGCTATCGTTCCAAATGGTCGTCTTTGCCTATGTCGGCGTTGAGCTCGTTGGGGTATCAGCAGCGGAGACAGCGGATCCGAAGAAGAACATCCCGTCCGCGATTAATAAGATTCCACTTCGGATCTTATTCTTCTATGTCGGTGCCTTACTCGTCCTCTTGATGATCAACCCATGGACAGGATTAAGTGCGACAGAAAGTCCGTTCGTCAAGACATTCAGTCTGATCGGGATTCCACTCGCAGCAGGAATCATCAACTTCGTCGTACTGACATCTGCTGCTTCTGCATGTAACAGCGGAATGTTCTCGACGAGCCGGATTCTGTATAACCTGGGAAATCAACAGCAAGCGTCGAACAAGTTCTCGAAGTTGAACAAAAATCACGTTCCAGCAAACGCCTTGTTTGTCTCGACGATTGTCGTCTCAGTCGGTGCCTTGCTCAGTAAACTGTTACCAGGACAAGCATTCAGTATCGTCACGACGATCAGTGCGATCTGCTTCATCTGGGTCTGGGGTGTCATCCTCGTCTGTCATCTCCGGTACAAGAAACAAAATCCGGAATTACATGCGGCGTCGACATTCAAAGCACCATTGACACCACTCGTCAATTACCTTGTGCTCGGATTGTTTGCAGTCATTCTCATCGTCATGCTGTTTGCTGACGATACACGTCCAGCCTTATTGCTGACACCGGTCTGGTTCCTCGGACTATTCGGACTGTATCATCTCCGGAAAAAGAAACAACAAGCAGCTAATCAAAAAAGTGCGTAA
- a CDS encoding histidine phosphatase family protein: protein MSTIYLIRHCETTGQAPDAPLTPRGKEQAQRLCTQLFELPITHLISSPYRRALGSIQPLATALKLPVAQEEDLKERRLSAVPLDDWQDHLRRTFIDPDYTCPGGESSRIATKRITRVVEEALQQHDGAILVTHGNLLSLYLHSIDSTFGFEESLQLKNPDIFKVTQVDDVISFQPIDLH from the coding sequence ATGTCGACGATTTACTTGATTCGCCACTGTGAAACGACTGGTCAAGCACCCGATGCCCCGTTAACACCTCGCGGAAAAGAACAGGCGCAACGACTGTGTACGCAGTTATTTGAGCTTCCGATCACACATCTTATTTCGAGTCCGTATCGCCGAGCGCTCGGCTCGATTCAACCACTTGCGACTGCTCTGAAACTACCCGTTGCACAAGAAGAGGACTTAAAAGAACGACGGTTAAGTGCCGTTCCACTTGACGATTGGCAGGATCATCTTCGTCGAACGTTCATCGATCCAGACTATACGTGTCCTGGTGGTGAATCTAGCCGGATAGCAACTAAGCGCATCACGCGTGTCGTTGAAGAAGCGTTGCAACAGCATGACGGAGCCATTCTCGTGACGCACGGGAATCTGTTATCTTTATATCTGCATTCGATTGACTCTACGTTCGGATTCGAAGAAAGTTTACAGCTGAAGAATCCGGATATTTTTAAGGTGACACAGGTAGATGATGTAATATCTTTTCAACCAATCGATCTACACTAA
- a CDS encoding PD-(D/E)XK nuclease family protein: MKPNIFDYATSELSQDAFLCWLLKWAEEGARSHDPQLHTIANVFVKEVFDLHNCQLNESIQSVCIKRQFNSLDILAIINEKYAIMIEDKVFTSHHSNQLNRYLQMVENHSKTKHLKPLPIYYKIVEQGDYSDVIGAGYKIFTRTKMIEVLSGLHTSTTNDILNDYLKYLKQIDTSIESYKSLPITEWNFFSWQGFYRDLQKELKNGKWERVANARGGFWAFWWKGNDSQPHYWQLEESVLKAKVEAADSQDKREYRDQCMQALLEYSQKNELNLSRPKSVRSGKTMTIAQRLNYIQVFDDQTINFEQTVLELKRCTNFSQAPLV; this comes from the coding sequence TTGAAACCTAATATTTTTGATTATGCCACAAGTGAGCTATCACAAGATGCTTTTCTATGTTGGTTATTGAAGTGGGCGGAAGAAGGAGCACGAAGTCACGATCCGCAACTCCATACGATTGCGAATGTATTTGTTAAAGAAGTTTTTGATCTTCATAACTGTCAGTTAAACGAATCGATTCAAAGTGTGTGTATTAAAAGACAGTTCAATAGCCTAGATATATTAGCGATTATCAATGAGAAATATGCCATTATGATTGAGGATAAAGTATTTACGAGTCATCATTCAAATCAATTAAATCGATATTTGCAAATGGTCGAAAATCACTCTAAAACCAAGCATTTAAAACCGTTACCGATTTATTACAAAATCGTAGAACAAGGTGACTACTCCGACGTGATAGGAGCAGGATATAAAATATTTACGCGAACGAAGATGATCGAAGTACTGAGCGGCCTTCATACTTCGACGACCAATGATATTTTGAACGATTATCTTAAGTATCTCAAGCAGATCGACACCTCGATCGAATCTTATAAATCACTACCAATCACCGAATGGAATTTTTTCTCTTGGCAAGGATTCTATAGAGACCTGCAAAAAGAATTGAAGAACGGAAAATGGGAACGCGTTGCAAATGCACGTGGAGGATTTTGGGCATTCTGGTGGAAAGGAAACGATAGTCAACCGCACTATTGGCAGTTAGAAGAATCAGTGTTAAAAGCAAAGGTAGAAGCTGCTGATAGTCAAGATAAAAGAGAGTATCGGGATCAGTGCATGCAAGCATTATTGGAGTATTCTCAAAAAAATGAGTTGAATTTAAGTCGACCAAAAAGTGTTCGTAGCGGAAAAACGATGACGATTGCACAACGTCTTAATTACATACAAGTCTTTGATGATCAAACAATTAATTTTGAACAAACCGTATTAGAGTTGAAGCGTTGTACAAATTTTAGTCAGGCTCCGTTAGTGTAG
- a CDS encoding MFS transporter — MSTTKKGYFMMIVLWFAYATFAMNWVAGSSLTPQITAHFFGNQTVDPLISQLVNYSITTARVFANILAALILMKLGPKKAPLLALFFLMMSIVAIYLPNYWAYTVARMVMGLGGSMVIVYMNPVVTRYVQDPAEKLRINAFNTVSYNVGAFVVSLLFTLFADQFVSDWKLTLTIFASLTAILFFAWWIGSESFELNDATDADETPYGYGDAVRDPFLWKYAVAFGGFLTLYILSLVGLKPVFDTYTQLNGSLVNLLVSGAGIVGTFVGLRIGNKGTPRKPILLISGTVMIASFLVTVLFGNISPLVSYVFAFVSGFAMYIQYPIFMNLAHERKGMTPQKITVLFGLFWAIAYATQTIFTIIWSYALGHAGYTVSMIVFFLCCSVYLFFTFFLPETKPKRTDSLRKSA; from the coding sequence ATGTCTACCACAAAAAAAGGCTATTTCATGATGATCGTCCTCTGGTTCGCCTATGCGACCTTCGCCATGAACTGGGTCGCGGGTTCATCGTTGACGCCACAAATCACGGCGCATTTCTTCGGCAATCAGACCGTTGACCCTCTCATCTCACAACTCGTCAACTATTCGATCACGACGGCACGTGTCTTCGCCAACATTCTCGCTGCGCTCATCTTGATGAAGCTCGGTCCGAAAAAAGCTCCGTTACTCGCACTATTCTTCCTGATGATGTCGATCGTTGCCATCTACCTGCCGAACTACTGGGCGTATACGGTCGCTCGCATGGTCATGGGACTCGGTGGTTCAATGGTCATCGTCTACATGAACCCGGTCGTGACACGTTACGTCCAGGACCCGGCTGAAAAATTACGCATCAACGCTTTCAATACTGTCTCCTATAACGTCGGTGCATTCGTCGTGTCACTCTTGTTCACCTTGTTCGCTGATCAATTCGTCAGTGACTGGAAACTGACGTTAACGATCTTCGCGAGTCTGACAGCGATTCTCTTCTTCGCATGGTGGATCGGTAGTGAATCGTTCGAGTTGAACGATGCTACGGACGCGGACGAAACGCCTTACGGTTACGGAGATGCTGTCCGCGATCCGTTCCTCTGGAAATATGCGGTTGCCTTCGGCGGTTTCTTGACGCTCTATATCTTATCGCTCGTCGGCTTGAAACCTGTGTTCGATACGTATACACAGTTGAACGGTTCGCTCGTCAACCTGTTGGTCTCAGGTGCCGGAATCGTCGGTACGTTCGTCGGTCTGCGGATCGGTAACAAGGGAACACCTCGTAAACCGATTCTGTTGATCAGCGGGACGGTCATGATCGCGAGTTTCCTTGTCACGGTCTTGTTCGGAAACATCTCGCCACTCGTTTCGTATGTCTTTGCGTTCGTTTCCGGATTTGCGATGTACATCCAGTACCCGATCTTCATGAACTTGGCACACGAACGAAAAGGCATGACACCGCAAAAGATCACCGTCTTATTCGGTCTCTTCTGGGCGATCGCTTATGCGACACAGACGATCTTTACGATCATTTGGAGTTACGCACTCGGACATGCGGGATATACGGTCTCGATGATCGTCTTCTTCCTGTGCTGTTCCGTGTATCTGTTCTTCACGTTCTTCTTACCAGAAACAAAACCAAAACGGACGGATTCATTACGAAAATCCGCTTAA
- a CDS encoding NUDIX hydrolase, which produces MEQWDVYTADRKKTGRLWTRGTPHTAGDYHMTIHVCVFNAKGEMLVQQRQPFKSGWPNMWDVTVGGSAISGDTSQMAAQRELSEELGLDIDFTGIRPHLTIPFEIGFDDYYLVEQEVDLTTLTLQEEEVQRVAWMTEEAIVNGIEEGWFIGYHESLIRLLFALRHSYGAHNEA; this is translated from the coding sequence ATGGAACAGTGGGACGTATACACAGCAGATCGTAAGAAAACAGGACGGCTCTGGACACGGGGGACGCCACATACAGCCGGCGATTATCACATGACGATTCATGTCTGTGTCTTTAACGCGAAAGGAGAGATGCTCGTCCAACAGCGGCAACCGTTCAAATCTGGTTGGCCGAACATGTGGGATGTGACGGTCGGAGGCAGTGCAATCAGCGGGGATACGAGTCAGATGGCAGCGCAACGGGAACTGTCGGAAGAGCTTGGACTCGATATCGATTTCACAGGCATCCGTCCCCATCTGACGATTCCGTTTGAAATCGGTTTTGATGATTATTATCTCGTCGAGCAGGAAGTGGATTTGACGACGCTGACGTTGCAGGAAGAAGAAGTCCAGCGCGTCGCTTGGATGACAGAAGAAGCGATCGTCAACGGGATCGAAGAAGGATGGTTCATCGGGTACCATGAATCATTGATTCGACTGTTGTTTGCCCTTCGCCATAGTTACGGCGCGCATAACGAAGCATAA
- a CDS encoding LURP-one-related/scramblase family protein has protein sequence MHTLYMKEKAFSLRGRFSIQDEAGHDAYHIEGSFMKLPKSFSVTNRDGEEVAEITKKTFSFRPVFYVEAAGQSFEIIKEFTFFKDRYTINSDQFEVTGDWWDVDFEVLQQGQRIGRVQKKWISWTDQYIIEVEDEAMEELLIALVVAIDCVKAEESSNSTSFID, from the coding sequence ATGCATACACTCTATATGAAAGAAAAAGCGTTCAGTTTACGTGGACGATTCTCGATTCAAGACGAGGCAGGGCACGACGCCTATCACATCGAGGGTAGTTTTATGAAACTCCCGAAGTCATTCAGCGTGACGAACCGAGATGGAGAGGAAGTCGCGGAAATCACGAAGAAGACGTTCAGTTTCCGACCGGTCTTTTATGTCGAAGCAGCAGGACAATCGTTTGAAATCATTAAAGAGTTCACGTTCTTCAAGGACCGCTATACGATCAATTCGGATCAATTCGAAGTGACGGGCGACTGGTGGGATGTTGATTTTGAGGTCTTACAACAAGGGCAACGGATTGGTCGCGTGCAGAAGAAATGGATCTCTTGGACCGATCAGTACATCATTGAAGTTGAAGATGAAGCGATGGAAGAATTGTTGATCGCCCTCGTCGTCGCAATTGATTGCGTCAAGGCGGAGGAAAGTTCGAACTCTACATCTTTCATTGATTAA
- a CDS encoding FMN-binding glutamate synthase family protein, whose protein sequence is MSINTIVLFILLAIALLIILVPPLLFWHVWRADRRQQEHAVLRNFPVLGKMRYILENMGPELRQYLFLNNNEGKPFSRNEYKTAVLSGKYQSRILGFGSERDFEEAGFYVQNALFPTNRQELRIDQSERVDTHIYQIDRDELFTRKEHLVEKQISPYLLKMEDAPVIGATTCRHPYQIQGLIGQSAMSFGALGDRAITALSIGLGRAKGSWMNTGEGGLSDFHLKGDVDIICQIGPGLFGVRTEDGDFSFDEFQKKSELPQVKAFELKLAQGAKTRGGHLEGSKVTEEIAAVRKVKVGVGIDSPNRFNEFTTPETMLDWVERLREIGGKPVGIKVVVGNLEDMRQLIAYMKESGRHPDFMTVDGGEGGTGATFQELADAAGLPLFSALPFVHQLLTEAGLRNKVKVFASGKLISADKIAIALALGADFVNIARGLMFNVGCIQAQVCHTNHCPVGVATTDPKLQKALIVDEKSFRVTNYIISLREGLYNLTAAAGLVSPTELRPEHVIYKDGAGHLIPGPDWMARHMMDRSLSSR, encoded by the coding sequence ATGTCTATCAATACGATTGTTCTCTTCATTTTACTCGCCATCGCCCTGTTGATCATCCTTGTCCCACCGCTTCTCTTTTGGCACGTCTGGCGCGCTGATCGTCGTCAGCAAGAACACGCGGTCCTGCGAAACTTCCCTGTCCTTGGAAAGATGCGCTATATCCTCGAGAACATGGGCCCGGAACTCCGCCAATACTTATTTCTCAACAATAACGAAGGGAAACCCTTCTCCCGTAATGAATACAAGACGGCCGTCCTATCCGGCAAATATCAAAGTCGGATTCTCGGTTTTGGATCAGAACGTGATTTTGAAGAAGCTGGGTTTTATGTACAAAACGCCCTCTTTCCAACGAATCGTCAGGAATTACGGATCGATCAATCCGAACGTGTGGATACGCACATCTATCAAATCGACCGTGACGAACTATTTACACGTAAGGAACATCTCGTTGAGAAGCAAATTTCACCGTATCTCTTGAAAATGGAGGATGCACCGGTCATTGGCGCGACGACCTGTCGACACCCTTATCAAATCCAAGGACTGATCGGTCAATCGGCGATGAGTTTTGGCGCACTCGGTGACCGGGCGATCACTGCGCTCTCGATTGGGCTCGGTCGCGCTAAAGGGAGCTGGATGAATACCGGGGAAGGCGGGCTGTCTGACTTTCATCTTAAAGGTGACGTCGACATCATCTGTCAGATCGGTCCCGGTCTGTTCGGTGTCCGAACGGAAGACGGTGATTTTTCGTTCGATGAGTTCCAGAAAAAAAGTGAGTTACCGCAAGTCAAAGCCTTCGAACTCAAGCTCGCCCAAGGGGCTAAGACACGCGGTGGTCACCTCGAAGGATCAAAGGTCACAGAAGAGATTGCCGCTGTCCGGAAGGTCAAAGTCGGTGTCGGCATCGATAGTCCGAACCGCTTCAACGAATTCACGACACCAGAGACGATGCTCGACTGGGTCGAACGTCTACGTGAGATTGGCGGAAAACCGGTCGGAATCAAAGTCGTCGTCGGTAATCTTGAAGACATGCGGCAGTTGATTGCTTATATGAAAGAATCCGGACGTCATCCGGACTTCATGACGGTCGACGGAGGTGAAGGAGGAACAGGCGCGACGTTCCAAGAACTCGCAGATGCTGCCGGTCTACCACTCTTTTCCGCCTTACCGTTCGTCCACCAACTCCTGACGGAAGCTGGTTTACGCAACAAGGTCAAAGTGTTTGCATCCGGTAAGCTGATCAGTGCCGATAAGATTGCGATCGCTCTCGCCCTCGGTGCCGACTTCGTCAATATCGCACGTGGTCTGATGTTTAATGTCGGCTGTATCCAAGCGCAAGTCTGTCACACGAATCACTGTCCGGTCGGTGTCGCGACGACCGACCCGAAGCTGCAAAAAGCGCTGATTGTCGACGAAAAAAGTTTCCGCGTGACGAACTACATTATTTCGTTACGAGAAGGTCTTTATAACCTGACGGCGGCAGCAGGACTCGTCTCGCCGACGGAACTTCGACCCGAACACGTTATCTATAAGGATGGAGCCGGACATCTGATTCCGGGACCGGACTGGATGGCACGGCATATGATGGATCGCTCTCTTTCCTCACGGTAA
- a CDS encoding tRNA dihydrouridine synthase: MKKNFWQDLPRPFFVLAPMEDVTDVVFRHVVAKAARPDVFFTEFTNTESYCHPKGKQSVRGRLEFTEDEQPMVAHIWGDKPEYFREMSIGMAEMGFSGIDINMGCPVHNVAVNGKGSGLINRPEVAAELIQAAKAGGLPVSVKTRLGYTKVEEWHDWLRHILEQDIANLSIHLRTRKEMSAVPAHFELIPEIKKLRDEIAPQTLLTINGDINDRQHGLELVEKYGVDGVMIGRGIFHNPFAFEVEKKEHSSQELLDLLRLQLDLHDHYSAQFEPRLFKPLRRFFKIYVRGFRGASELRVKLMETNSTDEVRALLDAFVEEEGIHEVNSFSIS; the protein is encoded by the coding sequence ATGAAAAAGAACTTTTGGCAGGACCTACCACGACCATTTTTCGTCTTAGCACCGATGGAAGACGTCACCGATGTCGTCTTCCGCCACGTCGTCGCAAAAGCGGCGCGTCCGGACGTCTTCTTCACGGAATTCACGAATACAGAAAGCTACTGTCATCCGAAAGGCAAACAGAGCGTCCGCGGACGTCTCGAGTTCACGGAGGATGAACAACCAATGGTTGCTCACATCTGGGGCGACAAACCGGAATATTTCCGCGAAATGAGCATCGGCATGGCAGAGATGGGCTTTAGCGGAATCGACATCAACATGGGCTGTCCCGTCCATAACGTTGCTGTTAACGGTAAAGGCTCCGGCTTGATCAATCGTCCGGAAGTCGCGGCTGAACTGATCCAAGCTGCAAAAGCGGGCGGTCTCCCAGTCAGCGTCAAAACGCGTCTCGGCTATACGAAGGTCGAAGAGTGGCACGATTGGTTGCGCCACATCCTCGAGCAAGATATCGCGAACCTCTCGATTCATCTCCGGACACGTAAAGAGATGAGCGCCGTTCCAGCGCACTTCGAATTGATTCCGGAAATCAAGAAGTTACGCGATGAGATCGCACCACAGACGTTACTGACGATCAACGGGGATATCAACGATCGCCAACACGGGCTTGAACTCGTCGAGAAATACGGTGTCGACGGTGTCATGATCGGTCGCGGGATCTTCCACAACCCGTTTGCATTCGAAGTCGAGAAAAAAGAACATTCGAGCCAAGAACTCCTCGATTTGTTACGTCTGCAGCTTGATTTGCATGATCATTACTCGGCTCAATTCGAGCCACGTCTCTTCAAGCCATTACGCCGGTTCTTCAAGATTTACGTCCGCGGATTCCGCGGTGCGAGTGAACTGCGGGTCAAATTGATGGAGACGAACTCAACGGATGAAGTGCGTGCTTTACTCGACGCCTTCGTTGAAGAAGAAGGGATTCACGAGGTCAACTCGTTTTCAATTTCATGA
- a CDS encoding MerR family transcriptional regulator, translated as MSMRIGEVAERMGISTSAIRFYDRKGLLPFVDRDEHGRRQFKENDFNYIETIDCLKRSGVPIKTIATFIELCMQGDASLRQRYDYLDEEERHLQAKIEELQAQQAFLRFKKWYYKTAIEAGTESLHFIPGTTLFQPDLQEQFERLLAAGQSIDALTHLDEQRG; from the coding sequence ATGAGTATGCGCATTGGTGAAGTAGCAGAACGGATGGGAATTTCAACTTCCGCGATTCGGTTTTATGATCGCAAAGGGTTACTTCCGTTTGTCGATCGTGATGAGCACGGGCGACGGCAATTCAAGGAAAATGATTTCAATTATATTGAAACAATCGATTGTCTGAAACGGAGCGGTGTGCCGATTAAAACGATTGCGACGTTTATTGAATTATGTATGCAAGGCGATGCCTCTCTTCGTCAGAGATACGACTATTTGGATGAAGAAGAACGACATCTACAAGCAAAAATCGAGGAATTACAAGCGCAACAAGCATTTCTTCGCTTCAAGAAGTGGTACTACAAAACAGCCATCGAAGCTGGAACCGAATCACTTCACTTCATACCTGGCACCACTCTGTTCCAACCGGATCTTCAAGAACAATTTGAGCGTCTTTTGGCAGCAGGACAGTCCATCGATGCTCTGACTCATCTTGATGAGCAAAGGGGTTGA
- a CDS encoding SDR family oxidoreductase, with the protein MNKPLVVITGASSGFGAEIAKRFNKEGFPLLLLGRRLEKMEQLPLDFEHVLLKQVDVTDLTAFKSAVREAEERYGKTDLLINNAGVMLLGNIETQQPEEWQTMLDTNVRGVLNGMQIVLEDMKNRQHGTILNMSSIAGFKAFVNHAAYVASKFGVHGATETIRQEVAEHNVRVSLVSPGYAETELLHHVTNEALVSGIEDWKSTIGGITLDPRHVADTVFFIYSMPQDVTVREVALAITKQTP; encoded by the coding sequence ATGAATAAACCATTAGTCGTCATTACAGGTGCAAGCTCGGGATTCGGTGCTGAAATTGCCAAACGTTTTAACAAGGAAGGGTTTCCGCTCTTATTACTTGGAAGACGTCTTGAGAAAATGGAGCAACTTCCACTCGATTTTGAGCATGTCCTTCTTAAACAAGTCGACGTGACAGATCTTACTGCTTTTAAATCTGCTGTTCGGGAAGCAGAAGAACGTTATGGAAAAACCGATCTTCTCATCAATAATGCCGGTGTCATGTTGCTCGGTAACATCGAGACGCAACAACCTGAGGAATGGCAGACGATGCTCGACACGAATGTCCGAGGTGTGTTGAACGGGATGCAAATCGTGCTTGAGGATATGAAAAATCGTCAGCATGGGACGATCCTCAACATGTCTTCCATTGCCGGCTTCAAAGCGTTTGTGAATCATGCTGCTTACGTTGCAAGTAAGTTTGGTGTCCATGGAGCAACGGAAACGATTCGCCAAGAAGTCGCCGAACACAATGTTCGGGTTTCTCTCGTCTCTCCTGGATATGCAGAAACAGAATTACTGCACCATGTCACGAATGAAGCACTTGTCTCAGGAATTGAAGATTGGAAGTCAACGATTGGTGGTATCACGCTTGATCCACGTCATGTGGCGGATACGGTTTTCTTCATCTACTCTATGCCGCAAGACGTCACTGTACGTGAAGTTGCGTTAGCGATCACGAAACAAACACCATGA